The following coding sequences lie in one Halorarum halophilum genomic window:
- a CDS encoding beta-galactosidase — MSIGVCYFPEHWPGERWERDVEQMAEAGFEHVRMGEFAWDRLEPERGRFEFGWLDEILDLLAEHDLTAVLCTPTATPPKWLVDERPGILQETADGTVRGFGGRRHYCFNSPAYREETERVVSELADRYAGDPRVAGWQIDNEFGCHDTVRCYCDDCAAAFRDWLRERHDDVDALNEAWGTAFWSQSYPSFGSVDPPCVATADHHPSRLLAYYRFASDSVLDYNRLQVALLRDADDDWFFTHNFMGNFGDLDARAVAEDLDFASWDTYPTGGFARGGDASLRTGAFDTVGMNHDLYRGMSDERFWVTELQSGEKDYPADSPQPAEGAMRLWAHQAVAHGAGAALYFRWRRCRSGQEQYLAGLRKHHGGPDRAYGDARETAADLADLDPGPVDAPVALLHDYEDAWALDIQPRSSSFDYWAHARTYYSALRRRGLDVDVVGTDADLDGYGAVVAPTLCLADAALADRLRRYAERGGSLLVTMRSGVKDEYDKLRNDPAPGPLAGTVGATLDQRESFPRDEDGLDLTYRGESFAYRTWAEWLDVDGADVVGEYAAGVGEGRAAITRNRVGDGTVLYSGVWPGAELADALVADVLDAGGVECADRLPRDVRCSTRGDAVWVLNFALDPVTVRADGDAEWLVGDEEVPPAGCSVVRAPLSELAFER; from the coding sequence ATGTCGATCGGAGTCTGCTACTTCCCGGAACACTGGCCAGGCGAGCGGTGGGAGCGCGACGTCGAACAAATGGCCGAGGCGGGGTTCGAACACGTCCGGATGGGCGAGTTCGCCTGGGACCGGCTCGAGCCCGAGCGCGGGCGCTTCGAGTTCGGGTGGCTGGACGAGATCCTCGACCTGCTCGCGGAGCACGACCTGACGGCGGTGCTGTGCACGCCGACGGCGACGCCGCCGAAGTGGCTGGTCGACGAGCGCCCCGGGATCCTCCAGGAGACCGCGGACGGGACGGTGAGGGGGTTCGGTGGACGTCGCCACTACTGCTTCAACTCGCCCGCGTATCGCGAGGAGACCGAGCGCGTCGTGTCGGAGCTGGCCGACCGGTACGCCGGCGACCCGCGGGTCGCCGGCTGGCAGATCGACAACGAGTTCGGCTGTCACGACACCGTCCGGTGCTACTGCGACGACTGCGCGGCCGCCTTCCGTGACTGGCTCCGCGAGCGGCACGACGACGTCGACGCGCTGAACGAGGCCTGGGGCACCGCCTTCTGGAGCCAGTCGTACCCGTCGTTCGGGTCGGTCGATCCGCCCTGCGTGGCGACCGCCGACCACCACCCGTCGCGGCTGCTGGCGTACTACCGGTTCGCCAGCGACAGCGTCCTCGACTACAACCGGCTCCAGGTGGCGCTCCTGCGGGACGCGGACGACGACTGGTTCTTCACGCACAACTTCATGGGGAACTTCGGCGACCTCGACGCCCGCGCCGTCGCCGAGGACCTGGACTTCGCCTCGTGGGACACCTATCCGACGGGCGGGTTCGCCCGCGGCGGTGACGCGTCGCTCCGGACCGGCGCGTTCGACACTGTGGGGATGAACCACGACCTCTACCGGGGGATGAGTGACGAGCGCTTCTGGGTGACGGAGCTCCAGTCGGGCGAGAAGGACTACCCTGCCGACAGCCCGCAGCCGGCCGAGGGCGCGATGCGGCTGTGGGCCCACCAGGCGGTCGCCCACGGCGCGGGCGCGGCGCTGTACTTCCGCTGGCGGCGCTGCCGGAGCGGCCAGGAGCAGTACCTCGCCGGGTTGCGGAAACACCACGGCGGCCCCGACCGCGCGTACGGCGACGCGCGCGAGACCGCGGCCGACCTCGCGGACCTCGATCCCGGCCCGGTCGACGCCCCGGTCGCCCTCCTCCACGACTACGAGGACGCCTGGGCGCTCGACATCCAGCCCCGATCCTCCTCGTTCGACTACTGGGCGCACGCACGGACGTACTACAGCGCCCTCCGCCGGCGGGGACTCGACGTGGACGTGGTCGGGACCGACGCGGACCTCGACGGTTACGGCGCGGTCGTCGCCCCGACGCTGTGCCTCGCGGACGCGGCGCTCGCCGACCGCCTGCGCCGGTACGCGGAGCGCGGCGGCTCCCTGCTCGTGACGATGCGGTCGGGCGTCAAGGACGAGTACGACAAGCTCCGGAACGATCCGGCTCCCGGGCCGCTCGCGGGGACCGTGGGCGCGACGCTCGACCAGCGCGAGAGCTTCCCCCGCGACGAGGACGGGCTGGACCTGACGTACCGCGGCGAGTCGTTCGCGTACCGGACGTGGGCGGAGTGGCTCGACGTCGACGGCGCCGACGTCGTCGGCGAGTACGCCGCGGGCGTCGGCGAGGGCCGCGCCGCGATCACGCGGAACCGCGTCGGCGACGGCACGGTCCTGTACAGCGGCGTCTGGCCGGGGGCGGAACTGGCCGACGCGCTCGTCGCGGACGTGCTCGACGCGGGCGGTGTCGAGTGCGCGGACCGCCTCCCACGGGACGTTCGGTGTTCGACCCGAGGAGACGCGGTCTGGGTGCTCAACTTCGCGCTCGATCCGGTGACGGTCCGGGCGGACGGGGACGCGGAGTGGCTCGTCGGGGACGAGGAGGTCCCCCCCGCCGGCTGTTCGGTCGTTCGCGCCCCCCTCTCGGAACTGGCGTTCGAGCGGTAG
- the uxaC gene encoding glucuronate isomerase codes for MGFLDEDYLLETDAARDLYDAVADLPIRDPHSHADVVEIVEDDGWGDIWEVEGATDHYVWAMMRKRGVPEEKITGDASNREKWTALAEVFPEFAGNPTYEWVHLDLKRRFGIENPISAATADEIWEETAAQLEDDTMRPQRLLEEMGVEVVCTTDDPTSSLEYHERAATEVDGTDVLPTWRADRAVHIGHGDWDDFVDELTDATGIDTGSLDGFLDALAATHDRFADHGCRASDLSVYEPVSRPVSETRARRIYEAARRGESPSEREVEDFEAFLLEYIGSLNVEKGWVTQLHIGPVRDYREDLFERLSSAAGGTVTSGDVEIAENLRHFLNTFDGEGEIVLYCVDPTHYPTLATIARAFPNVCVGAAWWFNDSPFGMEHQLEYVGTVDLLANHAGMVSDSRKLLSFDSRFEMFRRSLANVVGRQVERGRMPMDVGLDLVEHVAYDRPGRLYGFA; via the coding sequence ATGGGCTTCCTCGACGAGGACTACCTGCTCGAAACCGACGCCGCACGCGACCTGTACGACGCCGTCGCCGACCTGCCGATCCGCGACCCGCACAGCCACGCCGACGTGGTCGAGATCGTGGAGGACGACGGCTGGGGCGACATCTGGGAGGTGGAGGGCGCCACCGACCACTACGTCTGGGCGATGATGCGAAAACGTGGCGTCCCCGAGGAGAAGATCACCGGCGACGCCTCCAACCGCGAGAAGTGGACCGCGCTGGCTGAGGTGTTCCCCGAGTTCGCAGGCAACCCGACCTACGAGTGGGTCCACCTCGACCTGAAGCGCCGGTTCGGCATCGAGAACCCCATCTCGGCCGCGACGGCCGACGAGATCTGGGAGGAGACCGCGGCGCAACTCGAAGACGACACGATGCGACCGCAGCGCCTCCTCGAGGAGATGGGCGTGGAGGTCGTCTGCACCACCGACGACCCGACCTCGTCCCTGGAGTACCACGAGCGCGCCGCGACCGAGGTCGACGGCACCGACGTCCTCCCGACGTGGCGGGCCGACCGGGCCGTGCACATCGGCCACGGGGACTGGGACGACTTCGTCGACGAACTGACCGACGCGACCGGCATCGACACGGGCAGTCTCGACGGGTTCCTCGACGCGCTCGCGGCCACCCACGACCGCTTCGCCGACCACGGTTGCCGCGCGAGCGACCTGAGCGTGTACGAACCCGTCTCCCGACCCGTGAGCGAGACGCGGGCGCGGCGGATCTACGAGGCCGCTCGCCGGGGCGAGTCCCCGAGCGAGCGCGAGGTCGAGGATTTCGAGGCGTTCCTGCTGGAGTACATCGGCTCGCTGAACGTCGAGAAGGGGTGGGTCACCCAGCTCCACATCGGGCCGGTCCGCGACTATCGCGAGGACCTGTTCGAGCGGCTGAGCTCTGCCGCCGGGGGCACCGTCACGTCGGGCGACGTCGAGATCGCGGAGAACCTCCGCCACTTCCTCAACACGTTCGACGGCGAGGGGGAGATCGTCCTCTACTGCGTCGACCCGACGCACTACCCGACGCTGGCGACCATCGCCCGGGCGTTCCCCAACGTCTGCGTGGGGGCGGCGTGGTGGTTCAACGACAGCCCGTTCGGCATGGAACACCAATTGGAGTACGTCGGCACGGTCGACCTCCTTGCCAACCACGCGGGCATGGTCAGCGACTCGCGGAAGCTCCTCTCGTTCGACTCGCGCTTCGAGATGTTCCGGCGCTCGCTCGCGAACGTCGTCGGTCGGCAGGTCGAGCGCGGCCGGATGCCGATGGACGTCGGACTGGACCTGGTCGAACACGTCGCCTACGATCGACCTGGCCGCCTCTACGGGTTCGCCTAG
- a CDS encoding mannonate dehydratase: protein MATVDGGDAAAERPDDLPMRVGLGQFMEPTEERLRFIKQLGVDDVLLNMYQYDDPDYEHMPDDERMPLEGDGEWSVENLVALRERIEDHGLRLNAIENFPTSFYDKVMLGRPGRDEQLAKLKNTIRNMGEAGIPIFGYHWAPAGVWRTGTETVRGGARVSAFDAEEADTSFTHGREYTEEEMWENYEYFLREVLPVAENAGIKLCLHPSDPPMETLGGVPQLARNFENFKRAMELVPSDNHGLEFCLGCWSEMGEDLNEVIRHFGGRDELFYVHFRDVEGTIPSFRETFLGEGNFDEYGVLKLLDEVGFEGMMIPDHTPKLEGDSDWEHRGRAYTVGYLNGMLKAMRAEQGEQVEQVMLAEQVEQSERT from the coding sequence ATGGCTACCGTCGACGGCGGAGACGCGGCTGCGGAGCGACCCGACGATCTCCCTATGCGGGTCGGTCTCGGACAGTTCATGGAACCGACGGAGGAGCGGCTCCGGTTCATCAAACAGCTCGGGGTCGACGACGTCCTCCTTAACATGTACCAGTACGACGACCCCGACTACGAGCACATGCCCGACGACGAGCGGATGCCCCTGGAGGGCGACGGCGAGTGGTCGGTCGAGAACCTGGTCGCGCTGCGCGAGCGGATCGAGGACCACGGCCTCCGGTTGAACGCCATCGAGAACTTCCCGACGTCGTTCTACGACAAGGTGATGCTCGGCCGGCCCGGGCGCGACGAACAGCTGGCCAAGCTCAAGAACACGATCCGGAACATGGGGGAAGCCGGCATCCCCATCTTCGGGTACCACTGGGCGCCCGCGGGCGTCTGGCGGACCGGGACCGAGACCGTCCGCGGCGGCGCGCGGGTGTCGGCGTTCGACGCCGAGGAGGCGGACACGAGCTTCACGCACGGGCGCGAGTACACCGAGGAGGAGATGTGGGAGAACTACGAGTACTTCCTGCGCGAGGTGCTCCCGGTCGCCGAGAACGCCGGGATCAAACTGTGTCTCCACCCGAGCGACCCGCCGATGGAGACGCTCGGCGGCGTCCCGCAGCTCGCACGGAACTTCGAGAACTTCAAGCGGGCGATGGAGCTCGTCCCGAGCGACAACCACGGGCTGGAGTTCTGTCTGGGCTGCTGGTCGGAGATGGGCGAGGACCTGAACGAGGTGATCCGCCACTTCGGCGGACGCGACGAGCTGTTCTACGTGCACTTCCGGGACGTCGAGGGGACGATCCCCTCGTTCAGGGAGACGTTCCTCGGCGAGGGAAACTTCGACGAGTACGGGGTACTGAAACTCCTGGACGAGGTAGGTTTCGAGGGGATGATGATCCCGGACCACACCCCGAAACTGGAGGGCGACTCCGACTGGGAACACCGCGGCCGCGCGTACACGGTCGGCTACCTGAACGGGATGCTGAAGGCGATGCGGGCGGAGCAGGGCGAGCAGGTGGAGCAGGTGATGCTGGCGGAGCAGGTCGAACAGTCGGAGCGGACGTGA
- a CDS encoding family 4 glycosyl hydrolase gives MTTTRAKATATDDTDRTDDVTIAYVGGGSRQWAPALIRDLALSDLNGNVRLYDANHESAERNARFGNWVQDREEAVADWSYDATETPAATLEGADVVVLSTQYDPTETFVHDLDIPKEYGIYGAVAATIGPGGIFRAMRTIPLYREFAAAIREHCPDAWVFNYTNPVTFATRALYDEYPDVNAIGLCHEVLGTRSCLARYAREHLDVDASREDVSVNVKGINHFTWVDEARCNGVDLWPLLEDLAEREEARQEFTAEDLEGESVFVDNWQVTWELFRRFGVLPAAGDRHLVEYATWFLQGGRETLNRWGVKRTGSDYRAKHWSPAESDQTTDVEAWMNGEREFSLESSNETFMDILTALTGDGTCVTNVNLPNEGQVSDLQSDAVVETNAVVRTDEVTPVAAGGFPRPVRGLVRGHVDTQETIVEASREGDLDAAFEGFLLDQQVRTLSPDDSRELFAELVAAQEPYLDGWNLEDSAVLAESSAYPGE, from the coding sequence ATGACAACCACTCGGGCCAAAGCGACGGCTACGGACGACACGGACCGGACGGACGACGTCACCATCGCCTACGTCGGCGGCGGGAGTCGCCAGTGGGCGCCGGCGCTCATCCGCGACCTCGCGCTGTCGGACCTGAACGGGAACGTCCGCCTCTACGACGCGAACCACGAGAGTGCGGAGCGGAACGCGCGGTTCGGCAACTGGGTGCAGGACCGCGAGGAGGCGGTTGCCGACTGGTCGTACGACGCGACCGAGACGCCGGCAGCGACGCTCGAGGGCGCGGACGTCGTCGTCCTCTCGACGCAGTACGACCCGACCGAGACGTTCGTCCACGACCTCGATATCCCGAAGGAGTACGGCATCTACGGCGCAGTCGCGGCCACCATCGGCCCGGGCGGCATCTTCCGGGCGATGCGGACGATCCCGCTCTACCGTGAGTTCGCGGCTGCGATCCGGGAGCACTGCCCCGACGCGTGGGTGTTCAACTACACGAACCCGGTCACGTTCGCCACCCGCGCGCTGTACGACGAGTACCCCGACGTCAACGCGATCGGCCTCTGTCACGAGGTGCTCGGGACGCGGTCCTGCCTCGCGCGCTACGCCCGGGAGCACCTCGACGTGGACGCCTCACGGGAGGACGTCTCGGTCAACGTCAAGGGGATCAACCACTTCACCTGGGTCGACGAGGCGCGCTGCAACGGGGTCGACCTCTGGCCGCTGCTCGAGGACCTCGCGGAGCGCGAGGAGGCCCGCCAGGAGTTCACCGCCGAGGACCTGGAAGGCGAGAGCGTGTTCGTCGACAACTGGCAGGTCACCTGGGAGCTGTTCCGCCGGTTCGGCGTGTTACCGGCCGCCGGCGACCGCCATCTCGTCGAGTACGCCACGTGGTTCCTCCAGGGCGGACGAGAGACGCTGAACCGCTGGGGGGTCAAGCGCACCGGCAGCGACTACCGCGCAAAGCACTGGTCGCCCGCAGAGTCCGACCAGACGACCGACGTCGAGGCGTGGATGAACGGCGAGCGGGAGTTCTCTCTGGAGTCCTCCAACGAGACGTTCATGGACATCCTGACGGCGCTGACCGGCGACGGCACCTGCGTCACGAACGTCAACCTCCCCAACGAGGGGCAGGTGTCGGACCTGCAGTCGGACGCGGTCGTCGAGACGAACGCGGTGGTGCGGACCGACGAGGTGACGCCGGTCGCCGCCGGCGGCTTCCCGCGGCCCGTCCGGGGGCTCGTCCGCGGTCACGTCGACACGCAGGAGACGATCGTCGAGGCATCCCGCGAGGGCGACCTCGACGCGGCCTTCGAGGGGTTCCTGCTCGACCAGCAGGTCCGCACACTGTCGCCCGACGACTCGCGGGAGCTGTTCGCGGAACTGGTCGCCGCCCAGGAGCCGTACCTCGACGGCTGGAACCTCGAGGACTCGGCGGTGCTCGCGGAGTCGTCCGCCTACCCGGGCGAGTAA
- a CDS encoding mannonate dehydratase codes for MTDRSTGDEHDRNADVRVGVRTRSLAESRLQYVRQLGATDLFVDHADTDEEPDEFNDRDGTDTLAVGRDAIPTVAELEDARERVEGAGLRLAGIQSLPYSLYGDIMFGQDGADEALEQITTLVRNLGAAGVPILGYQWNPRGVVPMRTTPVELRGGAIGTAFDLAEVDDPHALAPGLDREYTEAEFWENYGGFLEAVLPIAEEVGVDLALHPVDPPGLESLGGIPRLFRSVESFERAMELVPSDNHGLKLCLGCFSQLGADVHDVVRRFGERDQIVFVHFRDVAGTVPRFHETFVDEGNFDAVAAVRTLHDVGFDGVVIPDHVPEMVGDDDWRHRARGFTVGYLRGVVDTVRTEY; via the coding sequence ATGACCGATCGAAGCACGGGCGACGAGCACGACCGGAACGCCGACGTCCGTGTCGGCGTCAGGACGCGCTCGCTCGCGGAATCGCGACTGCAGTACGTCCGACAGCTCGGCGCGACGGACTTGTTCGTCGACCACGCCGACACCGACGAGGAGCCAGACGAGTTCAACGACCGCGACGGGACGGACACGCTCGCCGTCGGGCGGGACGCCATCCCCACCGTCGCAGAACTCGAGGACGCACGCGAGCGAGTCGAGGGCGCCGGGCTCCGGCTCGCGGGAATCCAGTCGCTGCCGTACTCGCTGTACGGCGACATCATGTTCGGGCAGGACGGGGCGGACGAGGCGCTCGAGCAGATCACGACGCTCGTGCGTAATCTCGGCGCGGCCGGGGTCCCCATCCTCGGCTACCAGTGGAACCCGCGTGGCGTCGTCCCCATGCGGACGACCCCGGTCGAACTCCGCGGCGGCGCGATCGGCACGGCGTTCGACCTCGCGGAGGTCGACGACCCCCACGCGCTCGCGCCGGGGCTCGACCGGGAGTACACGGAGGCGGAGTTCTGGGAGAACTACGGGGGGTTCCTCGAGGCGGTGCTCCCGATCGCCGAGGAGGTGGGCGTCGACCTCGCGCTGCACCCCGTCGACCCGCCCGGCCTGGAGTCGCTGGGCGGAATTCCGCGGCTGTTCCGGAGCGTCGAGAGCTTCGAGCGCGCGATGGAGCTCGTCCCGAGCGACAACCACGGGCTGAAGCTCTGTCTGGGCTGTTTCTCGCAGCTGGGTGCGGACGTGCACGACGTCGTCCGCCGGTTCGGCGAGCGGGACCAGATCGTCTTCGTCCACTTCCGCGACGTCGCGGGCACCGTGCCGCGCTTCCACGAGACGTTCGTCGACGAGGGGAACTTCGACGCGGTCGCGGCCGTCCGGACGCTCCACGACGTCGGCTTCGACGGCGTCGTCATCCCCGATCACGTGCCGGAGATGGTCGGCGACGACGACTGGCGCCACCGCGCCCGCGGGTTCACGGTCGGCTACCTCCGCGGCGTCGTCGATACGGTCCGGACGGAGTACTGA
- a CDS encoding alpha-glucuronidase family glycosyl hydrolase gives MPIEEYDDCWLRYDAVADEDRLASYRTRCANVYASTGAPELGAVRDELRRGIEGLLGREPHLWQHPPRSADGFLAVGTPGEMEVVADSVDVDAVEALDDGGFHLRSVEWEGADCVVVTASTDRGLVYGTFHLLRHMALGRPIDDLDVSEEPTNAERIVNHWDNPFRRSVERGYAGQSIFDWERLPDLRERYFDYARLLASVGINGIVVNNVNTQIPDREGANEAMGELAGWQLLESRHLEKLTGLASAFRRYGIRTYLSVNFGAPEKVGGLDTSDPNDERVAEWWAAKADEVYDLVPDFGGFLVKADSEGQPGPYNYDADHVDGANVLARALEPYGGRVWWRAFVYGSHEDRAVQQYDTFEPLDSEFHDNVTVQVKNGPIDFQPREPVSPVFGQMPDTGLGLELQITGEYTGQHVHACYHVPMWKEVLEFDTDPDGHGRKVKELFTEEGTGLAGVGGPGEDPNWTGHYLAQANLYGYGRLAWDPDLETATITDEWVRQTFGGDPAVVETVTDILHDTWPAVIGYSTGGLGLMHMMYNGSARLENHYDPGPEEWPGYHGATEDGIGKDRNSNGNGYAQQYPDALAEMYDDPETCPRELLLFFHHLPWEHELDDGRTVVQTLYDNCYAGVEEAERLRERWRTLEGKVDDERHRHVAERFDEQVLQAGRWADALSEFFHDYSCVPDDEGRVPLDE, from the coding sequence ATGCCCATCGAGGAGTACGACGACTGCTGGTTACGGTACGACGCGGTCGCCGACGAGGACCGCCTGGCCTCGTACCGGACGCGCTGTGCGAACGTGTACGCGTCCACCGGAGCGCCGGAACTGGGCGCCGTCCGCGACGAACTGCGACGCGGAATCGAGGGGCTCCTCGGCCGCGAACCCCACCTCTGGCAGCACCCGCCCCGATCGGCCGACGGCTTCCTCGCCGTCGGTACGCCCGGGGAGATGGAGGTCGTGGCCGACTCGGTCGACGTCGATGCGGTCGAGGCACTCGACGACGGCGGGTTCCACCTCCGTTCGGTGGAGTGGGAGGGTGCCGACTGCGTCGTCGTCACGGCCTCGACCGACCGGGGGCTGGTGTACGGCACCTTCCACCTGCTCCGCCACATGGCGCTCGGCCGGCCCATCGACGACCTCGACGTCTCCGAGGAGCCGACGAACGCCGAACGGATCGTGAACCACTGGGACAACCCGTTCCGCCGGTCGGTCGAACGGGGCTACGCCGGGCAATCGATCTTCGACTGGGAGCGGCTCCCCGACCTCCGGGAGCGGTACTTCGACTACGCCCGGCTGCTCGCCTCCGTCGGCATCAACGGCATCGTCGTCAACAACGTCAACACGCAGATCCCGGATCGGGAGGGCGCCAACGAAGCGATGGGCGAACTGGCGGGCTGGCAGCTCCTCGAATCCCGGCATCTAGAGAAGCTGACCGGCCTCGCGTCGGCCTTCCGACGGTACGGCATCCGGACGTACCTCTCGGTCAACTTCGGCGCGCCGGAGAAGGTCGGCGGCCTGGACACCTCCGACCCGAACGACGAGCGGGTGGCGGAGTGGTGGGCGGCGAAGGCCGACGAGGTGTACGACCTCGTCCCGGACTTCGGCGGCTTCCTCGTCAAGGCCGACTCCGAGGGCCAGCCGGGACCCTACAACTACGACGCCGACCACGTCGACGGCGCGAACGTGCTCGCCCGGGCGCTCGAACCGTACGGCGGGCGCGTCTGGTGGCGGGCATTCGTGTACGGGTCACACGAGGACCGCGCCGTCCAGCAGTACGACACCTTCGAACCGCTCGACAGCGAGTTCCACGACAACGTCACGGTCCAGGTGAAGAACGGACCGATCGACTTCCAGCCCCGCGAGCCCGTCTCGCCGGTGTTCGGGCAGATGCCCGACACCGGTCTGGGGCTGGAACTGCAGATCACCGGCGAGTACACCGGCCAGCACGTCCACGCCTGCTACCACGTCCCAATGTGGAAGGAGGTCCTGGAGTTCGACACCGACCCCGACGGCCACGGGAGGAAGGTGAAGGAGCTGTTCACCGAGGAGGGCACCGGCCTGGCGGGCGTCGGCGGTCCCGGCGAGGACCCGAACTGGACCGGCCACTACCTCGCGCAGGCCAACCTCTACGGCTACGGCCGCCTCGCCTGGGACCCCGACCTCGAGACCGCGACGATAACCGACGAGTGGGTCCGCCAGACGTTCGGGGGCGACCCGGCGGTCGTCGAGACGGTCACGGACATCCTGCACGACACCTGGCCGGCGGTCATCGGCTACTCCACCGGCGGCCTCGGGCTCATGCACATGATGTACAACGGGAGCGCACGCCTGGAGAACCACTACGACCCCGGCCCCGAGGAGTGGCCCGGCTACCACGGGGCCACCGAGGACGGCATCGGGAAGGACCGCAACTCGAATGGGAACGGCTATGCCCAGCAGTATCCCGACGCGCTCGCCGAGATGTACGACGACCCCGAGACGTGCCCGAGGGAACTGCTCCTGTTCTTCCACCACCTGCCGTGGGAGCACGAGCTCGACGACGGCCGGACCGTGGTGCAGACGCTGTACGACAACTGCTACGCCGGCGTCGAGGAGGCCGAACGACTCCGCGAGCGGTGGCGCACCCTGGAGGGGAAGGTGGACGACGAGCGGCACCGTCACGTGGCCGAGCGGTTCGACGAGCAGGTCCTGCAGGCGGGGCGGTGGGCCGACGCTCTGAGCGAGTTCTTCCACGACTACTCCTGCGTGCCGGACGACGAGGGACGGGTCCCGCTCGACGAGTAG
- a CDS encoding ABC transporter permease → MSDRQVDEDIPLEVVSDVDRTREDRIRDLLLTYVVVPGRILITDPRALFGFGVVIAYLLIGTVGVWLLEPTEMWAGGRLVQPFQTLDHPLGTDPQGRDLLKMIIFGTPPILTMIFSGGLFVVVVGTVVGTVAGFSGGRLDDVLSTITDVALTIPGLPLIIVLAVTLEPENPVLIGVLLGINGWAGLARNLRSQVLSVREEDYVEAADAMGIPMRSILLKDVMPNVMPYVMYNFMSSMRGVLFAAIGLYYLGVLPYNQDHWGVLIRQAYAGGALTAGSMFHWILWPIVTVVLLSIGLILVSQSTDRLFNPRVHARHED, encoded by the coding sequence GTGAGCGACCGACAGGTGGACGAGGACATCCCGCTCGAGGTGGTGTCCGACGTCGACCGGACGCGGGAGGACCGGATCAGGGACCTCCTCCTGACGTACGTCGTCGTCCCCGGACGGATCCTTATCACGGACCCCAGGGCCCTGTTCGGGTTCGGCGTCGTCATCGCGTACCTCCTGATCGGGACCGTCGGGGTGTGGCTGCTGGAGCCGACCGAGATGTGGGCCGGCGGCCGCCTGGTCCAGCCGTTCCAGACGCTCGACCACCCGCTCGGGACGGACCCGCAGGGCCGCGACCTGCTGAAGATGATCATCTTCGGCACCCCACCCATCCTGACGATGATATTCAGCGGCGGCCTCTTCGTCGTCGTCGTCGGCACCGTCGTCGGCACCGTCGCCGGCTTCTCGGGCGGGCGCCTCGACGACGTGCTCTCGACGATCACCGACGTCGCGCTGACGATCCCGGGGCTCCCGCTGATCATCGTCCTGGCGGTGACGCTCGAGCCGGAGAACCCTGTTCTCATCGGCGTTCTGTTGGGGATCAACGGGTGGGCCGGGCTCGCCCGGAACCTCCGATCGCAGGTGCTCAGCGTCCGCGAGGAGGACTACGTGGAGGCCGCCGACGCGATGGGGATCCCGATGCGGAGCATCCTCCTGAAGGACGTGATGCCGAACGTGATGCCGTACGTCATGTACAACTTCATGAGCTCCATGCGGGGCGTGTTGTTCGCCGCCATCGGGCTCTACTACCTGGGCGTTCTGCCGTACAATCAGGACCACTGGGGAGTCCTCATCCGCCAGGCCTACGCCGGCGGCGCACTGACGGCCGGGTCGATGTTCCACTGGATCCTCTGGCCCATCGTCACGGTCGTCCTGCTCTCGATCGGCCTCATCCTGGTCTCGCAGTCGACCGACCGACTGTTCAACCCGCGGGTGCACGCCCGCCACGAGGACTAG